The sequence CAACATATTCTCCTTGTGAGAGTTTGAAAATGTTCTTCTTACGATCAATAATTTTCAAGCTTCCATCTGCCTGCCATTCGCCGACATCAcctacaaaaaagaaaagaagagagatTTCCAGGATTAAGAAAACAAAACTAGCACTTGAGAACAATTCCATATGATCACTGTGAGAGCAACCTGTGTGAAACCAGCCATCAACAAAGACTTCTTTGGTAAGGTCTTCGCGTTTGTAGTAGCCGGAAAACAAAGTATCCCCCCTTACACATACTTCTCCACGTGGTTTGCTCGAAAGTGCATCATATCCCATTTCAGGAACAGATTCCAGACAAACATCCACATTGGGCACTGGGGGTCCCACTGTGCCCAGCATATTCAACTCATCCGGTATTGAAACAAATGTACCAGCACAAGTTTCTGTCAAGCCTACATGCATgcaaaacgaaaaagaaaaatgtcaaGACACCAATAGTTACAACCATCAATCACAAATTGATGTACGGAAAAACTGTATACCATCAAAATCCCATGGTAAGTTTGAAAAGACATGTCATAGTCGAGACTTAAAGGGAATACTCAGGCAGTCTTGTAAGTTCTGGTCTACATAATTAATCACTTCAACTTACATTGAAGGGaatcttttatttaattattgagattattataaccAAATTACGGAAAATAtcattaaaatagcaaaaattaAGAAGACAAGTGCAGCACAGAGCTTTCCACATGTAGGATTAAATCATTTTACATGTAAACCAGTGCAAACTTTAGCTGCCATCTTTAAGAGAAACCAACAAAAGGGTGAGTCAAGATGCAACCCAAACGCCCTAAAGTGAGTCAGGTGTTATGAGctccaaaaattaattaagtcaCCATTTATCAGAAACCcccccacaaaaaaaaaaaaagaacgaaaaacaaaaataaaatggcAGTAAATAAGCTGCAGAAGATAAAGGAAAATACCGTATCCCTGAAGTACATAAGAACATGTCACAACTCTCAGATACTCTTCTACATGGGAGGCAAGAGGTGCGGCTCCGGATAATATAAGCCTTACATTACCCCCAAGACCTTGCTTTACCTGAAAGAGCATACCAGGTGAATGCAGTCACACATCTGTGACAACTTAAGACAGATGAATAAATCCATTTAAAACTAATAAAAAACTACCTTACTGAAGACAACTTTGTCACACATTGGAGCTGCCTCGGTGTGCTTACGGCCCTTCCTCATATTACGTAGTTTTCTGGAAAACAGAGTTTTATGTGCAGATATTAGAACCAAGGAAACATGCCTACCACTAAAGTACAGAGGTCACAGCTTGATAGCACAGTGGGAGAATAAAGCTATACGGTTAGTCCCAACAAAGGTTTATTCTCTAATGTTAAGTGTAAGCAAACATGTAAAAGTTTTGTAACATTCCTGGTCAAATACTAAAGTTCATTtcaggaagaaaaaaaaattatgaagtgAACTTTAATTTTCCCTCtgcccaaaaaaaatatgtgaTGTGGCCCTTTTGGTGGCacagattttaaaaaatgttacgTATGTTGTgaatggagaaagggtcccactttgttgtgagtggagtggTGGGCCATGGGTGGTTTATGTGTGAATAAGTTGAGAAAGTAGGGATAGAAAATAAGGGGTTTGTGGTGGGGTGGTGTCCAAAATTGGAAAGTGAATGTTTTTGCGGGACATACGCGAACCAAAATGGAAAATTGCGCAtgtttttgtgggacggaggtaTTATTTGACAATGAATGTTTAAAAACCTTTTCAAGTATCAGTACTTCGAACTATGTTTTTGTTCTTGTTCCCTTTTTCCCTCTACTAAAAACTGAGTTAGTGGAAAATGCATGAGAACTTACAAATTGTAAGCAAAATTAAACATGGTTTGTTTAATGAACCCCCCTGCAGATATCTTCTGTTGCAAACCTGAAATAGAGAACAAACACATTAAGGTCGCTAAGAAAAGCAGAAATTAGAGTCCAATCCTGTTCTCTAAAACTTCAAAAGTGGGAAGTTTAGTACTCAATTGATACATAATCTAGGGATGGTTTTCAAACGGGCCTCATGGACCATATAGATCAGACAATCAACCAATAACTTTGTGAGTTTATATGCTGGAAATTGGATCTTTTGTCACAAGTAACAAATTTATAGAATGTATTATCAATCATGAGGGAAAAGGTAATCTTTCAATAAAGTATTCCAAGCAGCAACCCAACATTCCCATCTCGCACAAATCAATCATTCAATTATCAACAATACAGTACTTATGCTCAATGACAGGTACTAACCTGAATAAATTCTTTCTAAAACACGAGGAACTGCACAGAAAATAGTCGGCTTAAGCTCCCCAATATCTTCAGTTAATAATTTCACATCCTGTcaataagaaaatataataataccATTAGTCATGCACTCATGCTCTGTCTCTATtgtttaaaatatgaaatataaccTTCTTACCCCGCGCCAAAATCCAATTGAGGCCCCATGATTAATGAAACACTCTTCAATAACACGATCAAAGATATGGGCCAATGGAAGGTATGACAGATACACATCATTTGCTGTCAACTGCAAAATAAGCAAGAATGAATTGCAGCTTCTTTTCCAAGTGATTGTTCAGGAACCTCTTTGTTAATATTAGAGTAACAACAGTTAGATTAGATCAAAGTCTCCCAATTATACAAGCAATAACGATAATCAAACAGATAAGTAGCTACCGATTCATTGACACTCTCTAGTAGACGTTTTACTCCAGCTATTAAAGTGACAATGCTGTTGTTAGAGATCATGACTCCCTTGGGGTCTCCAGTGGTACCACTAGTATACATTATAGTGCAAATGTCGCTTTTCTTTTTCACTGGAAGTTCAAAGGGCTTATTTGATCCCTGCACAAGATAAATGGAGGAGTTGTATATAATTCCATTTCAGGAAACACAGGAACCGAAGATGCTACTGGATGAAAAGATAGGTAAAAGACTGTTGTGAAACGACATTAAATTCACACATTGTATAATAAAGACTTTACGAAAAATTCAAAAAGTTCTAATTTTGGATTAGCTAAGTATATAACACACAAAGAACATGAAAAACTCATTAGCTTGATTAACCCCAATAGCCCCTAGATATGCAAAGATAGAGCCCCCAAAATTATTTGTTCCGTCAATCTACTTTTGTTGTGTGCATGTCACATAAGTACACTTGATTTGTCACCAAAGTGCTTTCTCCCTAACAGGGGCCACCGACTAGATGATGACTAGTGTCAGGACACATGCATGGCAGTCGGAAAATCCAACTGCTAACACTAACGAAAGAAATAACAGATTAATCCATCTGCTTACCAGTGACAAAAAATCATCCCAAGAATACATAGTCACCCCATACTTTTCAGCTTCTTCCTTCTGTTGAGAACTAGCTTTCCCAAAGCTTACAATTGCTGAAAATGAAGTTGTCCATTCATCATTATCACAAACATATATGCACAATGATCGAGGAATTGTGACTCGACAAAGTACTTACTTTTCAAGTAACTTGCTGCACCTGGAAATGTTTTTAAAAGCTGCAAATCCATCAGTAAAGAGTGCATGAGTTACTTGTGCTGATATGCTGGTAAAATCTATCCAATGTTTAAATGCTGAGATGCAGAATCTAATATGTACATTCAATAGAACTTTATACATAAAAAACATTTtgttttttctcattttttttaggTAAAAGATTCTGTTTTAATAAGAAAAACAATGACAAAAAACAACCATATTACATATAATACAAAAGTACCTCTGAGATCTTTTTCTCTTCTACAAAGGCTAATGCAACTTCAGCATGACAGATGATGAATTCAATAGCCCCAGCCCCTGAACCATCCAAAAGGAAAAATTAAGCCTGGCTGAATATCTACTTCTGGTGTTGAAACCTATAAACTTGTGCTTTGTCTCTTCACGTTGCATCAAAAATAGTAAAGGAGGGGCAATTACATACCTAACGTGTCATATAGAGGGATACAGTAGAGTCCGTGAGCATTACAAGCCTGCATAAGTTTCAGTCAACacagaaaaaatatttttagataATAGTGAACCGTCCATGGCCTCAGGCCCAGGTGCTGCTAACAATCAAGATAATAGAAGGGATGGGGTTACTTGGAGTGAGAAAATAAATTTGACATACATATAGACGTTTAGGACGCAgtgcatatttatatataaaattggaaAAAATCAAAGGTATAGAAATCCATTTGTACTTGTATACACAAACACACATGTAAAAGAACACGGATGAGTGAAGAGAGAACATAAATTCTTGAAGTACCTCCATACTCATAATCCACTCAGGAGAATTGGCACCATAAATTCCACAACGTCCCCCCTAACATAATTAGTAAGTTAAAAGGAGGGTGAGATGGAAACCATTACACTAccaataataacaatagtagtagtagtagcaGTAATGATAATAAGAATCATTAAGAATAATagaacaaaattaatttaacaaATTTGAAAAATCACAATGAACAATGTTGAAGTTATCGGCACAGAGTAATGAGAAGGGTGGTAACATTCAGACGCCATTACTAATACTAAAAATAACAGGTGGAACGTAATATCTAATTGTTAACAATAACTTACAGCCCTGACAAACCCAATGCTTcataaatacatataatttaGATTTCTAGCCAGATGAACTTGTAGCACATAACAATTTGACTACAACGTGTCCTTTATTGGGTAAAAGAAAATTTAACAGCAAGCCTATGTAAGCTTGTCTATAACTCAAAAAGAAAGCTAGTCTAGTGATACTTACTTTCTCAATGCCACAACTGCGGATGGAATTACCAACTTTCACAACTACGTTGTACACCTCTCTGTAAGTCATCCATAAGTATTTACCTGGCTGATAAGGTAGATGAATAATGATGCTTAGCCAACAGGTTTTCATGGAAAGggataaaaataagtaaattgaagaaaaaaatctAGGTGAAGTTGAAGTTTAAAATTCAAACAACTAGTAATTGTTAAGCAGTAAAGCATACCTTCCCATCGACAATTTCACGGCGACCAAGCATCCTGTTATCGGGATATTTGTCTACTGACAAACTGTACCATAAATGAAAAGTTGGATTCAACATCTATGACATTGACAGTTAAAGGGGATGAAGAATATTTAAGAAGATAATTTAGTAAACAGGAAGCTCAGAAACTCTCTAAGAGATGGAGCATATGTGTGGCCGACACTATTAAGTTTACATCTTATACATGCATTGAGcatttttgtaaatttatatcTCATTATTATTACTACTTAAAAGAaagttttggtttttttttggttttctttGGGGTGGGGGGGTACACCGTAGAGGTGTAGATTAAAGTTCTAATATCCACACTAAACTTCACATTTAGTTTTCTGGAAATCTAGTGAAGTCCAGTTTTCCTTCATTTATGAGCATATTATCTACTTGAAGTTGAAACAATCCATAAAGATATCGACCCACACAAATAATAGAAGTAAATTTGACTTTTTTCTGCTACACAGAATTTCCTGAGGTGTTGTCGCCAGTATATTGAAAAGTTCTGACATTTGTGTGATCAAATTGTATCTTCATTCCCTATCATGCAGATATCTCCCTTTTTATGTTCATATCTTATTAGTAATTTACTGTCACGTCAATTAGAGGAATAAGAAAGACTTCACAGCTCTCTATGGCCTTCTACTTCCCCTTGACAGTTGGGagtgtaaaattaaatacaGTTACATTGAGGTATGAACTTGTGCAGAAACAGGCATAATGAATATCCAGACTTTAGAATAAGATCATAGATGTCAACGACGCTAGAACGAGTATCATCATGATGCCAAAAGGCGATATGCTCTATGCACATAATGATATTTTAAGTTCATAAATCACTATTAAAGATAAAAACAGCACTATCTCATCATTCAGGGGCCCCATAGCTTTAAACCTTTCTCAATCAAAAAAAATGTTCCGATGCTCGCATCTTCTACAGGATCAGATTCAATCGCACAAAACAAATCTTTCAATTCAAAACCCTCGCGAACAGAGAACAAGCACCAATCTCCAAACACAACAAAATTAGCTTCAAATTCAACAATTCGCAGATCAACAGAAACGTTGAGTTCCACATACAATCAGTAAACAACACAACACAGCAGAACACAACAGTTGACGGATTCAAAACCACACAGGCATCACATCACTCTCACGAAAATACGCGCAAACGTTGACAAATCCAAACAGCAAGTAAGATCACAAGCAAAATTCGTAATTCTCGGATCAAAAGTATTGAGAAGAAGGAAATCGCACCGGAAAATATCCCAACAGCTGTCAAGTCCTGGAATCGGAGCCGGAAAACCATCCTTGGCAAAAATGCTCCGATAAACCGGTCCGATCGACGGCTTGCCGTCCTTGGCAGGCTTCCCTGGCTCTACTTCCACGATATACTTCTCCTTTGCCATtttcaaatctctctctctctctctctctgtgcgTAGATGAAATGCGTGAATATAAATGCGAGCGAGGAGGGCAGTTATACACGAGAATTGAATAGGTCTGGTTTCGTAGTGTGGTGGCTAAAGCAAGACTGGGGCCTTACAACGTCGTATAGTATTTAACCAGTAAATGCAGTTCACTTCAAGACAAAATGGCCAAAGCTAGGAGAAGACTAGATCTGTATTTTAAGACACAGAATCGCAGAGTTCAAAActtcatatttctttttttccttttctttttatatctacgaaattacaaaatcattttttttttaaacctaCAAAATCTTTTACTATTAATATAGCATCCACACAATCTATATCTATTTTCCTTTTAAGATTAATATTACTcatctctcaaaaaaaaaaaaaatacttcattcatcccataaaaatatgtatagtATGGAACcatacgaattttaagaaatcttATAAATGgggacagaaaaaaaaaaagaagaaaaattatGCATGTTTACATACTTTTATGAGACAAATGGAGTATTACTCCATCCGACTCACTAAAGCAtaacataaaattcattttgGGTTGTTTGATCTAAAATGACTCATtctcaaaaaatgaaaataaattatggtCATAATCAAATGGATCTATCTATTTTAATCGTCTAATAAAATAGTTTAATTTACTTAATTTcctaataaaataaattcatctATTTTAATCAATATGTctgatcacctacccaccgtgggcaaacaTAATGTGTCAAccactgatgtggcaattgtaattagagtaagataattttaattagagtaagatttattaattctccTTCCTAATTAACATTgtcacatcagtggtgggcacgttatgtttgcccacggtgggtaggcgATCGGGTCTGTTTTAATCAAACTCTCCTTAATATGTGAGCTCAAAAGTACGAAGTCATGTTTGCAAATGAAGCCAAGCTCAAGTGTCAAAGTTGAGGCACACAAATACTCTCATTTTTTAGAGGTCTCGAGTTCAATTCCGCTTGTGTACGGGTAGTTTTCTCACTTTTGTGGGGGTAGTGGTCCCGCCTGCGTTCTTGTGTTCAATCCCACTTCTATGCGGGTAGTTTTCCCATTAGTGGTCCCGCCTGCATTTTTGGATTCAATCTCGCTTGTGTGCGGGTAGTTTTCTCACTTTTGTACGGGTAGTTCTCTCATGCGTGcgagttgcttatttgattatatattagatagcTCTTGTAACTctaaaaaaatcatgataaTATTAATACTACCTTATAATATGacaatactactccctccgtccacaaaatgagtacccatatttcccttttcgtccgtccacgaaatgagtatccatttccctttttggcaagtgtaccccacaaaactttttaattaatacactaaaaagggtgggacccttattctatTCACTctacactcaatacatttcttaaaatccgtgccgtccacaaatgagtactcaATTCGTTGACGAAGGGagcattattttcaaaaaacgAGAGTACGAAATCATGCTTAGGAGAAGGAATGAAGTactattttattgaaaaataagtaATTAATGTTTGCATCTACTCATTTGATACAATATGAGGTAATATGGGATACATTTAATTAAGATGTACTTTTATCATATACTATTATATTTCATCCGTGCACAAAAAAACTTTCTACTTTTTTTGGAacgtaaattaaagaattttttacttatttttggacAATCCATcacttataaatattttatttacccttattttttacatttttatcactctcaatactaattaaagcatattttttttttcattatttccaaTACATTTAACAACCTTTTCTTCACTCTtaatacattcaacaacttttttcttaaaactcgtatcaCTTCCttataggaagttctttcatggacgaatggagtattaattttatactatTTGGTATGCattaaaatatatgtaaaatataaGTCGTTATTTGGTATGatgtattataattatataaaattaataataattataatttgtattCCACTTATACTACCTTCTAGATTGTAtataaaattactcaaatatgtataatattttaaaaaatttaatttataaaaaatcatactatatttattatttttaaatttttaatttataaaaatcatACTATATTTTAgtatatcaaataaaatattacggtattatgtatattatattCTCTAATCTATTGTAGCAAAGGAAGTCACATTTTatgcttatttattttatttgtttattgaaACTTGAAAGTGACTTGGTGAGATAGATATATTTCAAACTATTTTACAGTCTTACCTCGTTATAATTGTTTAATTGGGATACACTCTCTAAATTCAGAGCTTACTTTTGATCAAAGTTTGCCCTAATCAGTTTTGGATTTGTTTGTTAATTATGATTGTTTCAATAGTTAGGATATACCAACGAGGCTAGCTCAAATGATAAATCTGATATATCAAAAGATTCTTCTTTACTACGGATTTTAAGTTAATGATGTAATAATTTATTtgatgatgatatatatatatatatatataatgtaattAAAAAATGTCAGGGTATACATAATTGATTAtttaactttgaatttatttacgTACGATTCTATAAGAGAGCGCGtttgaaatagtcattttgaagaaggaaatacAATATTTAGctactaattgaaaaaatacaaaatctgaCCATTTATTACGTGttaagactgttttgcccttaattagggcggaccggaTTCAGGTTTACGCGTGGGTTAGGCACATAGTAcatggcactaatgacactaatatggctataagtatcattcgtgcagcactacataagagagggtatatggcactaatgacactaatatgaccataagtatcattcgtgcaacactctaaatggagaatctaaaccctaagggtgcgttctctttggttgtaaatttatcatgagaaaatgaaggatatacaaaatttcaccctttaaatccttcctttcttttcccacattttctacttgaccctcactcattcctcatttacactacaaaggagggataatattaaccctccaaaaatggtgtgataatattatctctcctttgtaatgtaaatgaggaatgagtgaTGGTTAAATGTGGGAAAACCGGAAAAGAAAGGattgatttaaagggtgaaattttgtttatcattcattttcccatgataaatttacagccaaagagaacgcaccctaaatggataatctaaatctTAAATGGGaaatataaaccctaaatggataatctaaaccctacgggaaagtgttcaaaatttttatataattgtacccatctaaataatatcaacacacaagtatatgacactaatgacactaatatgatcataagtatcattcgtgcagcacTACATCAGAGAGAGTATATGACATTAATGGCATTAATAGTGACATGTGTGTCTAATCTGCGCGCAAACTCGCATTCGGTCTGCCCTAATaaagggcaaaacagtcctaaaacataaaaaatggtcaaattttatgttttataattaatggacaaatattgtattttctttttaaaaatggTCACACGAGTATATTGTTTCATTGTATAACGTGAACTGCGAGAGTTTAGAGTCCCATATGTTCTGTAAGATAACTGTTTTAATACTTAAGAtttactcaataaaaataaatactaaattaattttgaaaatctATAACAAGATGTTATACGAATGCGTAATTTTATATGAAATAATCTCAaaattttatacttatttaagaaaatatgagtgGATTTATTTTGGAGACTTCAGCTAATAATATAACTTTTACTAACTAATATTTAAGAGATATTTTTACAATGACATTTCTTGGAATAAGTCCTATCTTACAGTAAGAAATCTTGGTTCGTATACATTTGACTGTACAGCCACATTACACGTCAGATGGATTTCGttaggaaaaagaaaatgagaatatTGAAATTTTAGAAATCAAAAAGTAATTTTTTAACCACACAACTTAAAAATTATGTGAAAATTGCAAAATGACGCAAATTTGTGTTAAATCCGACTCCTACATATTGGTTAAATATTTTTCCTACCCCAAACTCCTGACACGTTTCAACATTGAAAATGGCATTTCTCATTGATTTGTTTTTATACACATCGTGAGTCAttgtaataaaatataaagggcAAATAGTGTCAAAATTCATAAACTTTTACTCGATTCTCATTTTTCTcacgatttttaaaaattagataaaaatacataattttttgaTTGATTCTAATTTTTTTCACGATTGTTAATTTTGTCTAATTTAAAATTTAGGTGGCACTCGAAATTGCCAACATGGCAACGTCGTCCGGCTAatcaaacgacgtcgtttccagCTGTTAAAAGCAGTGTTGTTTTGTGTTAAAAACGGTAGAAATTGGTTGCAACTCATAAATTATGCAAATGGATCGATCCGGAGCTTACGTCGTATTACAAGCTCTGTTTTCAGAAGTTGAAGCTTGAAAGGGACAATGCTTTGGAGCATCTAAGAACCAGAGGGTTGGTGGATGAAAAGCAACATGATGAATGCTTTTTTCGAAGAAGATAAATCAGAGAAAGATacaattgttggaatataaaattagGGCATGTGTAAAATTTTATGATAGAACgacattttaatttaaattgtaacGACTCCGTATCCTCATCAGTATTATCAAGCCACGTCAGCTTTGATTTTTGCTAGAAAAATTCATCGTGGGAAAAATTAGAATCTAtcaaaaggttatgtatttttgTCTAACTTTTAAAAGTCGCGAGAAAAACGAGAATCGAGTAAAAGTTCGTGAATTTTGGCGCTATTTGTCCAAGtataaataagtataaataaGTAAAAAGTATAATTCCTTCTTCGATTACCACTGTCGATAATTTTCACTTCCTCAATCAACagactattaattttttttttgaaaccatcAACCGACTATTAATTTGCGGGTTAATTATCACATCctcatgtatataaataaatatatagggATACTGGGATAGGTATCAGTgaaattgctatttttcgtgagacattaaactaataaataagttaatatataGTGATATACTAATAATGAATAAGGCaacatatattattaaataacgatatttaaaaaattaataaaattttagttCCCTCCAAAACTTGAACTCAAGTAAAAAATTTCCCTCTCCGAATAAATATCAATTATCATAGGATATATTAAATCAACACCTATAAATTGATTTAAGATCTCATCATATATGAAGGATCTTAATAGAACCACACCTTTAGGGAGGTCAATTTAGTCGGAACCCGTGGGATGATCCGATTAGCTCGTCAATCTGAGAGGATTAAGACTGAAATTTTTCAACACGTACGATAAAAAATTACAGTTCGAATAGCCCGAAACCTGATGGGTCGGCCCGAAAATGACCGAAACCTCCACGCGACTGACCCGAAAATAATGTATTTGTTTGATTATATTAAAACTTTctcattatttaattttcaacttcattactttgcttctgaaaattagtactccctccgtcccgcgagtcttgacacgtttggattcagcacgggaattaaggagttgtagattagtgttttaagtgtgtaattaataaagtataaaaatgataaagtaggagagagaaggtaataaaagtgataaagtaggagagagaatataataaaggtgataaagtaggagagagaatgtaataattattgccaaaaaaggaaacgtgtcaagattcgtgggacggcccaaaaaggaaaacgtgtcaagactcgcgggacggagggagtatgatattttttttcccCAAAAATTTGTAAATATGATATAAATACATAAAGAGAGTGGTTCAAATAAGTATAAGTATATGCACcgtatataataaaaattatttatttcttaaattGTAAAGATTTAGGATGTATTCATTATTTGATGAATGAATTCGTAATCCATGATTTAAATTTCATGAGGAcggaaaatttattttttgaaaatttataaattttcataCGGAATTTATAGGTAATTCATCGGAATGTATTTCATACAATAACTCAACCCTATACACAAGAATACAAAGTATatattcaaaatttgaaaacGAAAACGTTTATCAATATAATATCTCTAGCATAGACAAAGGAGCGATTGATCATCATGTATTATTATATTAACATTTTCTAAGATATGGATAAAAATGATGAGAAAGTCAAAATGCAATAAATTAGTATAGGGCGATGGTAATATGTGACGCCATCACATCATACAATATTTTATAGTGGATATTTTTGTAGGTGTACATGTACATGTGTGTGCTTATCTTATTCGTATAGGATGGACCCCGTACATTGTAGTTTGTACGTCTCCTATTCATTTTTCTAGAAGTTTTCGTAAATTCCAACCCATAGTATTTTGtaaaatctttaattttctttttctttacgaAAGTCAATCCTTGTGTGTCGCATGGGCGATCGTATCATAATTATTCCTATTTATTGGTCAAAATTTTGGGTTCATTATTC comes from Salvia miltiorrhiza cultivar Shanhuang (shh) chromosome 3, IMPLAD_Smil_shh, whole genome shotgun sequence and encodes:
- the LOC131017918 gene encoding long chain acyl-CoA synthetase 4-like isoform X1, whose product is MAKEKYIVEVEPGKPAKDGKPSIGPVYRSIFAKDGFPAPIPGLDSCWDIFRLSVDKYPDNRMLGRREIVDGKPGKYLWMTYREVYNVVVKVGNSIRSCGIEKGGRCGIYGANSPEWIMSMEACNAHGLYCIPLYDTLGAGAIEFIICHAEVALAFVEEKKISELLKTFPGAASYLKTIVSFGKASSQQKEEAEKYGVTMYSWDDFLSLGSNKPFELPVKKKSDICTIMYTSGTTGDPKGVMISNNSIVTLIAGVKRLLESVNESLTANDVYLSYLPLAHIFDRVIEECFINHGASIGFWRGDVKLLTEDIGELKPTIFCAVPRVLERIYSGLQQKISAGGFIKQTMFNFAYNLKLRNMRKGRKHTEAAPMCDKVVFSKVKQGLGGNVRLILSGAAPLASHVEEYLRVVTCSYVLQGYGLTETCAGTFVSIPDELNMLGTVGPPVPNVDVCLESVPEMGYDALSSKPRGEVCVRGDTLFSGYYKREDLTKEVFVDGWFHTGCSHSDHMELFSSASFVFLILEISLLFFFVGDVGEWQADGSLKIIDRKKNIFKLSQGEYVAVENLENVYGLVAAIDSIWVYGNSFESCLVAIINPSKQAVEEWTEQAGESGDFETLCENPKVKQYFVGELARIAKEKKLKGFELIKAVHLDPVPFDLERGLITPTFKIKRPQMLKYYQNVIDNMYKSLK
- the LOC131017918 gene encoding long chain acyl-CoA synthetase 4-like isoform X2, whose product is MAKEKYIVEVEPGKPAKDGKPSIGPVYRSIFAKDGFPAPIPGLDSCWDIFRLSVDKYPDNRMLGRREIVDGKPGKYLWMTYREVYNVVVKVGNSIRSCGIEKGGRCGIYGANSPEWIMSMEACNAHGLYCIPLYDTLGAGAIEFIICHAEVALAFVEEKKISELLKTFPGAASYLKTIVSFGKASSQQKEEAEKYGVTMYSWDDFLSLGSNKPFELPVKKKSDICTIMYTSGTTGDPKGVMISNNSIVTLIAGVKRLLESVNESLTANDVYLSYLPLAHIFDRVIEECFINHGASIGFWRGDVKLLTEDIGELKPTIFCAVPRVLERIYSGLQQKISAGGFIKQTMFNFAYNLKLRNMRKGRKHTEAAPMCDKVVFSKVKQGLGGNVRLILSGAAPLASHVEEYLRVVTCSYVLQGYGLTETCAGTFVSIPDELNMLGTVGPPVPNVDVCLESVPEMGYDALSSKPRGEVCVRGDTLFSGYYKREDLTKEVFVDGWFHTGDVGEWQADGSLKIIDRKKNIFKLSQGEYVAVENLENVYGLVAAIDSIWVYGNSFESCLVAIINPSKQAVEEWTEQAGESGDFETLCENPKVKQYFVGELARIAKEKKLKGFELIKAVHLDPVPFDLERGLITPTFKIKRPQMLKYYQNVIDNMYKSLK